From a single Phacochoerus africanus isolate WHEZ1 chromosome 11, ROS_Pafr_v1, whole genome shotgun sequence genomic region:
- the ARL4A gene encoding ADP-ribosylation factor-like protein 4A: MGNGLSDQTSILSSLPSFQSFHIVILGLDCAGKTTVLYRLQFNEFVNTVPTKGFNTEKIKVTLGNSKTVTFHFWDVGGQEKLRPLWKSYTRCTDGIVFVVDSVDVERMEEAKTELHKITRISENQGVPVLIVANKQDLRNSLSLSEIEKLLAMGELSSSTPWHLQPTCAIIGDGLKEGLEKLHDMIIKRRKMLRQQKKKR, encoded by the coding sequence ATGGGGAATGGACTGTCAGACCAGACTTCTATCCTGTCCAGCCTGCCTTCCTTTCAGTCCTTCCACATCGTCATTCTGGGTTTGGACTGTGCTGGAAAGACAACTGTATTGTACAGGCTTCAGTTCAATGAGTTTGTAAATACTGTACCTACCAAAGGATTTAACACTGAAAAAATTAAGGTAACTTTGGGAAATTCTAAAACAGTCACTTTTCACTTCTGGGATGTAGGTGGTCAGGAGAAATTAAGGCCACTGTGGAAATCATACACCAGATGCACAGATGGCATTGTGTTTGTTGTGGACTCTGTTGATGTTGAAAGGATGGAAGAAGCCAAAACTGAACTTCATAAAATAACTAGGATATCAGAAAATCAAGGAGTCCCTGTGCTTATAGTAGCTAACAAGCAAGACCTGAGGAACTCATTGTCTCTCTCAGAAATTGAGAAATTATTAGCAATGGGTGAACTAAGCTCCTCAACTCCCTGGCATTTGCAGCCCACCTGTGCAATCATAGGCGATGGACTAAAGGAAGGACTTGAGAAACTACACGATATgataattaaaagaagaaaaatgttgcggcaacagaaaaagaagagatga